The genomic window TATTTCTTTCATGAATACTCTACTTCTATTTACATGTTATCTTTTCTCAGTGAAAATGCTGATGCTGTGAAGGCTCTTTTTGGCATAGAACTTATTAGCAGGTATACATAGACCTTATTGTGGAATGGTTGGCCTCTAATGTTCTATAGTAATCGTATTCGTAATGTATTGTgagattatttttttttacctCTTATTAGGATTCATTGCCAAGAGAGTAACGAAGAAAGCTCAGAAACAGAATCTGTTTATTCACTTAAATGCCACATATCTCAGGAGGTGAACCATTTGCATGAAGGAATAAAACAAGTAAGGGTTATTTAATAAATTGCAGGAATGAGGCCTCTGTTTTTCCATAGACAATCCTGTTCATATTTTTAACTAAAGAATGTATTTTCACCTTGCAAGTCTGTGCCCTCTTTTTATGCTCAACTTGTTCTGTCAGCCATGATAGTGTTCTTGATCTGTTTATCTCTTCTCTCCGATTTCCTTGGAGCCTCTTTCTTGCTTAAAGCTACTGCTgataattttgtttttgattattaAGCTGAATACTATTTCATTGGTTAAAGTGCAAATATACAGGGGGTTTCTGAAAATTACATTAAATTCAAGATATTATTTTTCTATGGTTCTGTTCAATCTTTACTGCTGTTGGCCTGTTGCTGTTCATCCATGATTTTTGCTTATTATGCCAAACAAGTAACTTCAAAtgtagacattcatgccaaaatTAAGAGTACACTTCCACCAAGAGATTTCtagtaaaaaaatatttcttgGTCATGAATAACCCAAACAATGATTGTGATGTCGACTGATTAGAATTAGAAATGCTATAGTTAGAACAACATAATTCGTGTGTACAAATTTTAAACTGTTTGAATGTAGTGGATTCTACGCAATTTTTCTTTATGATGAATGATTCCTCTATTTGTTAACCCAGCTGACTTATGCAGGGATTAAAATCAGAATTGGAGAAAGCTTCCCCTGCTTTGGGCCGTAGTGCTAACTACTTGAAGGAATCACGCATCAATGCCTTGCCAAGGTTGGCATTCAGTTTTGGATATATTTCTTACATTTTGGCTTTTGTTTACTTTAGTCTACATTTTAATGTAGCATAATTTAGCCTCCATTGTATTAGGGTGTAGTTGTATTTTCCCTTGGTATACGATAGTGCATCTCGTGGTTGAGCTTCATTTCTTCATTGCTAATTGCTTAAGGGGGGCAAATCTGAGATCAATTTCAACTCTTTCTTTTTGAAGGTATTTGACAGTTCAGTTTGTCCGTTTTTTCTGGAAGAGAGAGTCCAACCAAAAGGCCAAGATTTTGCGGGTATAGCTCACTATCTTTCCCTTTTTGTGTACTTATGGATAGAGCTGGTGCTGGTTTGATATTGTTAACTAATTTACATTATATTTGTGAATGTGCTTGGCTATCTCAGAAAGTGGATTATCCTTTGGAGTTGGATGTTTATGACTTTTGTTCTGATGATCTTCGCAAAAAGTTGGAAGCCCCAAGAAAGGTTTACACACTgttttttcatttgaaaattctGGTTGTTCTGGTATTTGCTTTACGAAAATGTGTGGTCTATGTTCTCACTCTGGGCATTTTACTTTAGCTCCTAAGAGATGAGGAAGGAAAAAAGCTTGGTCTGAAAGGCAGTGAGAAAAGCTCAGTTCAAAAGGATAACGATGAAAAAATGGCAGATGCAGAGGTGAGGAAACTTAGACTCCCATTCCATACCATATGACACACATACCTTGTTGTGCATAAGTAGCTACAAGCCATATACTTCATTTGTTTCATTGATTCAGGGATCTTCAAATGGAGGAGGCGAGCCATCTGTAGCTCCAATGGAAGAGGGTAAAATTGACCACATTCCTCTTTCTGCTatcttcttcctttcctttttgtttatttttccctGTTATCAATCCTCTATCTGCTTCTGACACTCATTGTCTGTGTCCATAGGTGAAAAAGCTACGCAGATGACTGGAATATATGATTTGGTTGCCGTATTGACCCACGTTCCCTTGTGATATCAGTATAGACAAGTGCAGAAATTTGAAGGTGTTTATTTTAGAGGCTGTGAGTTCTGTTTTTGTCTCTAACCAATGGTTGCGTGAACTTTTTGACAAGTTTCCTTTCCTTGAGAGGTTGGAATTAAGTGGTTGTGTTACATCTGAGAGCCTAATGATCTCCAGTTCTCGCCTCAAGGTTTTGTCCTTCAAGGCTTGCGTTGAGTTGAAGGAAGCTAAGATCGATGCGCCGAATTTAGAGTCATGTAGATATTATGGAAACTCCAGCCACATGCCAGCAGCTATATCTTTTGTGAATTGTTCAAATCAGGTGGATTTTGATTTTGGCTTCCCACTAGAATCTCGTATGGATTTGAAAAGGCTTAGGGCATTTTTCCAGAACATAGCACCAATAAATGTTATGGTATCCTTGTATCTTGGAATCATGAGAGCTTCATCTGTAAGTGTACATTACCAAATTATGTTTTAGTCGCTAAAATAAAAGTTTACATGGAGAACTTTGATGTCATTTGTGTTGGAATTGTATTTTGGATGAGCAGATTGTGTTCAATGAAGATGTACTACAAAATGTTCAAGTCCCTTTGCCAAGGATCAAAGAATTGAGGTTATCGGTAGCTGAAAAAACTGAAGAGTTCTGTGTGCTTCTTATCAATGATTTGTTTTGGAGCTTCCGTCCTGCTATTATTTCTTTGAACGTGAGACTTTGCAGCAGAATATTCCTTAAGGTTTGTCATTGATTAATTGCCCCTTAACTCCTGATTTGATTGTCCAATGCATGATCAATTTTTTCAATGGTTTGAGAAAGTTTATGAACCAATTCTATATAgccaactttttaaaaaattctgatttttaaattttaaaaactagttTTACGCTTAAAAAACACGTACTCTCCCACCCCCTTGACCTCTCTAATTCTAGTTGTGAATTGGCCAAATCAACAACAGCTACTATTGGAGAAGCTAAGGTGCAACAACGAGGAAGAGAGATGCTGCAGTTCAAGTCAAATGAAATGTTGGTGGCATGATTTGAAAGATGTCAAAGTCAGAAGCTATCCTGAGAAATATGAGAACATCAGTGATTGTGAAGCACTCTTGGATTCAATGCCATTAAATTTTTCTTTCCCGGCTCTTCGGCTTAACTTTCAGTTAGAGTGGGACTCGTTACAGTAAGacaacttaaaatataaaattacaacTGCAATTTGTTGTGtcgtttttgtttttttgttttttttttccttgccTTCTTATTGTTGAACTGTTGATGAACCAGTTGAAAGTAATTGATATGTTCTGCTTTAACATTCACATctaaatttcataaaatgagaGAAAATTTGATTCTGAATGGAACTTTACATTTGAACATTTATTATATGTTTTAGACTTTTTAATATTTTGAATAAGTATAAACTAATTTTCACAAAATATTCTTACGTGCTTtcaaaacttttaactttttaaaaCTACAAACACATATACACAATCGTTTTTAATTTATCATGTAAAAAAATGATGTATTTACAAGTATAAATATCTTCTCAAAAAGTTTTATCAAATCATGccttattttaaattatcatattctataattttaaaaaaattatatttataaactAAAAGTAAGAGTTTTACTGCACCTAACCACCAATCCTTacaattaatataataaataagtaaataaatatattaattaactcAAATACTTGTCAACAGAAACTATAATAATCctagtatatgataataaaatctaacaatatTTTCATCTATTTTTATCAACCATACATTAGAAAATTACCACATGGATAGTCAATTCGATCTCTCTTTGAGGTTTGTTATTCCCTAGACCCGTTAAAGCAAGAAACGTATACTTAAAAAGTGATGATAGAATTAAAAGCTATATAATTGTAATTCATGCAATGCTACAACATTGCCTGGTAGTTATTTATTTGCTTGGCTTGGATTTATATTTTCATCTAAACTCAACTCTTTTGGCGGCAGTACTTCTCTGTCCGGCGGGGTCCCAGCGTCAACTAATTCATGCTGCATTGAGGATTCATGATTTGGTTTCCCAACAATACATTATGAAGATACCAGGTCCAACTTCAATCGAAGACCTATTATGAATCATTGCTTGTGGTTGTTGCATCCCTAATGTTCTTCTACTATGACTAAAAGCAGAAAAATTAGCATAATAATTTTGCATATTAGACTGAGATGGTGGCTACTAGTATTATCTGATGATGGCACCATGTTTCAGATCTTGATAATCAAAACAATGTATTCACAAATTGTGCTTATCTAGTATATGATATTGTTGCCATTTAGTTCTCCTTAATTTTAATTTGGATTATATCTATGCTTTCCAATTATAGTAGGGTTTTGATTTAATTAGCTAAGTTATCATGCTATGTTAttatatatcaattttttttttcaatttaattactatattaaattaggaaaaaGTTTAGGAGGTCAGGAGATTTTGTAGTTTTTAGCTatcaattagccatcaatgatgtttttaatggtgtgtgATTGCATCTAATGGTGTAGAAGCATTCAATTTCCTTTTGATGATTAAGTGCtggtcagaatttaacaaaagtgCTGGTCCCCTAACACTCTAATAAGACGAGAGACTTACTAAGTTAATGCcttcaaattaaattagattaTATATCttctcattttatatttttttttacttggtGAATTACTCTTAACAATAGAACCTCTAATAGGAACACATGTACGTGTTCAAATGTAAAATATCTAAGCTTTCAATATCCAAACAATTTGATTCTCACAAGCATGTGGTTTCTTGAACTTTTCCATACATTTTATGGCCTTGAGAAACTGAAATTAACGAAATTGCGTTCTATCTAGAGAAATGCATCTTTTCAGTGGTGCAGCTTAAAGTTTTAAAGGTTGCTTGGTGTTCTAATTTGGAGAATGCGTAGATTAATGCTCCGAGTTTGATTACTTTTACTTATCAAGAATCTAAATCTTCTGTGGCATTGGCAAATATGTCCTTCGCTAGTATTAATCTTACTTGTTTCGAATTTAATGTTGTGGTTGGCAATTCAAAAATAATACCCTATTTTATAATTAGCTTTTAGAGAAATATTAGGGGAGTAATCATTTATTAATAtaaactaatattttattttttttgttattagtatttaggatttaagatttagaatttagaatttagaattagtcaaatattaataaaaaataataaattttattggtaATATAacttattctattttttattgttaaatataaaaatactattttaagTTGTGATTAATTCTACTGGGGTgaacatgggtcgggtgaaaccggATTTACCTTGACCCGAATCTGACCTTAAATAACGATTGAGTCTATTTTTAATATTCTTAACCGATCCTAGTCCCAGTAAAATCACATTATTTCCGGGCCACACTAAAATCAGGTTTCTACTGGGTGAAGGCtaggtttggtaaagctttttcaGGAGGTGCACAAGCACGTCATTttgcgtttggtaaattaaaaagctcaagtCCTTGTGCTTGCGGCTTTTAAAAGTTAGgggtgcttttgaaagcacctaggaGGGAGCTTTTCAAAGATGGCTTATGCTtacaaaatttttttcattttctcgcACATATTTCCCGCTATTATATTGCCATTGAAATCCTCGTATATTTCTAATTTCTCATCCTAACTTTCACAAATTCTAACACaatcttcatatattttttatttttgaacctAATCTTCACAAATTTCAATACAAATACATCTCTATCACATATTAGGTATGAACTTCTatcaatttatattattttttttgcgttaattttgtattttgtcAGTAGATCTattatgtttgtttgtttttttctattatttgaaaCGGGAAGAGGTTGACCTGGTTTATGAAAACcaatcataaaattttttttgcatgaacattagtcaaaattataataacaacatgtatatacatatgtaaatatagatatataatcaTAAGAGTAGTTTATTTGATATATGTGTCCTATTTTTTGTGATATGTAAAGGTGAACCAATATATATAGGTGGGTAATGGACGTACCCAGTACTAACATTGGATTACATACAAATTTTATGatacttatataaaattttaaagttaaaaaataaaaaatttatttattatatttatgtttattatggattttttattttaaaattattttattttaaaatattttatagtttaaagaatttgaaaaaaaaaaaattttttgttataaacatgtttattataattttttcaacttttaaaagctgttttaccaaacacaattgtagtgcttgtacttattaaaagtcatttttaatttgattttacgaAATGCACGTGCTGTAGCTTTTAAAAAGCTGTCTTTTTAAAAGACagcttttataagctacttttgaaaagcaaaagctttaccaaacccagCCGAAGTCCGGGTCTTGATAAAAGTTATGTCAAAAAATTATGATGCACTCatttataaagaagaaaaaatacttaTTGCAGAGAAGTTGATAATCATACTTGAACTTAAATTTGTTCAAAAATTCTAATTTCATGATTTtttgatctattttctaattcaacaaatgtgattaaaaacaaaacaataagcttataactaatataacataatattagaattaGTTTCCCTAAAGTACACATTAAGGGTGTAACTGAGTTCGCCTTAATCCGGATCCAACTCTAAATAATgatcaagtttatttttaaaattcttatctaATTCTAGACGCAgtaaaatcacactaaattaatCCCAAAATATTCGAGTCTGAACCAGATCTTCGGACCGGCCGGGTCATGTGTATCCTAACTTCCACTATCTCCTCCCACTCCTTCATTTTACTGTTTTACACGCTACACAACTTTCAAACGGGAGAAAGTTCTTTAAACCTTAACCTGAAATATTTGATGAGTCATATTTGACATGACAAGGCACAGGCAGGGAAGAAAGAAAGATAGTTGCTtgaaaaataaattcaataattCATAGCAGATGAAGATCTTGATTCATGAGATAGGTTTTTCACACTTTACCAAAATCTCAATGCACATCAACGATCTCAGTCTCAGCAATTCTTCAACACACTGGTATGCAATTTGCACTCAAACAGCTTTTCATACACTTGCATCCCACTACAACCTTTCATTTCAATATATCAATGACCCTTCTCTTCTATTATGATGAAAGTAATTAGCATAGAATTATTGAATGTAATTGAAGAACATTGTTTAATCCTTAGTAATTGTTTCTGTTAGGGGAGCTCAGAGATTTTATTAAGGAAATGGACAAAATTTCTGATCTGCCAAAGATAATCCTGCATGACATTCTTTCAAGGTTGCCTTACGAAGATGCTGCAAGGACCAGTGTTTTGTCCAAGGCTTGGCATGAAACATGGTCCTCATTTCCCATCTTGGTCTTCGACGGCTCTCGATGCGTGCACGTGCACTGGGAGGATAGAAAAGATCCCCTGAAGATACAAGACAACAGGAGGAAAGCGAACAGCTTCCTCAAGTCTGTGGATAGGACACTTGTTAGGTTCCACCACCACGGCTTTGCCATCAAAGAATTTAACCTTAGTATGATGTTCTTCCATCCTCGGTTCATGCCACATCGCGTGGACCGGTGGATGAAGATAGTAAGTGAAAGTAGTAGTATTCAGGTGCTAAAGCTTAAACTTCAACTTGCTGACTGTTTCTTTGGATGTGAGTTTGACTCACACGGGGTTGATAATTATTACTACTTGTCAGCAGATGTACTGAAAGCCAAGTCATTAACTGAATTAGTGTTGTTAGGGAAGATTAGAGCAGACAAATTGATTGTAAATCACAGAATTAGGTTCCCTATGTTGCGGATATTGTCCTTAGTTAATGTTTATTTGGGACATGAACAAGCGCTTGAAGATCTCATTTCTGGTTGTCCTATGATTGAGCAATTAATATTGGAGCACTGTGTTGGATTGGAAAATGTAAAAGTACATGATTTGCCTAAGCTAAAGTCTGCTAAGTTTTCTGGATTTCGTGAAATTCATGTTGATGTGCCGAGTCTAGAGTATCTTCATCTTGGTAATGACGAATTAGAGTTCCCTTGTGATATCAGTATAGACAAGTGCAGAAATTTGAAGGTGTTTCTTTTAGGGGCTGTGAGTTCTGTTTTTGTCTCTAACCAATGGTTGCTTGAACTTTTTGACAAGTTTCCTTTCCTTGAGAGGTTGGAATTAAGTGGTTGTATTACATCTGAGAGCCTAATGATCTCCAGTTCTCGCCTCAAGGTTTTGTCCTTCGATGCTTGTGTAGAGTTGAAGGAAGCTAGGATCGATGCGCCGAATTTAGTGTCATGTAGATATTCTGGACAATCCAGCCACATGCCAGCAGCTATGTCTTTTGTGAACTGTTCAAATCAGGTGGATTTTGATGTTGTCTTCACAATAGGATTTCGTATTATGGATTTGAAAAGGCTTAGGGCATTTCTCCAGAACATAGCACCAAGAAATGTTATGGTATCCTTGTATCTTGGAATCATGAAAGGTTCATCTGTAAGTGTACATTACCAAATTATGTTT from Arachis ipaensis cultivar K30076 chromosome B09, Araip1.1, whole genome shotgun sequence includes these protein-coding regions:
- the LOC107617342 gene encoding uncharacterized protein LOC107617342 isoform X1, with protein sequence MDKISDLPKIILHDILSRLPYEDAARTSVLSKAWHETWSSFPILVFDGSRCVHVHWEDRKDPLKIQDNRRKANSFLKSVDRTLVRFHHHGFAIKEFNLSMMFFHPRFMPHRVDRWMKIVSESSSIQVLKLKLQLADCFFGCEFDSHGVDNYYYLSADVLKAKSLTELVLLGKIRADKLIVNHRIRFPMLRILSLVNVYLGHEQALEDLISGCPMIEQLILEHCVGLENVKVHDLPKLKSAKFSGFREIHVDVPSLEYLHLGNDELEFPCDISIDKCRNLKVFLLGAVSSVFVSNQWLLELFDKFPFLERLELSGCITSESLMISSSRLKVLSFDACVELKEARIDAPNLVSCRYSGQSSHMPAAMSFVNCSNQVDFDVVFTIGFRIMDLKRLRAFLQNIAPRNVMVSLYLGIMKGSSIVFNEDVLQNVQVPLPRIKELRLSVAEETEELCVLLINDLFWSFRPAIISLNLKLCSRIFLKLLLEKLRCNNEEERCCSSSPMKCWWHDLKVVRVRSSPEKYENLSDCEALLDSLPINFSSPALRLNFQLEWDSLHTSLSGGRINAGPSVN
- the LOC107617342 gene encoding uncharacterized protein LOC107617342 isoform X2, which encodes MDKISDLPKIILHDILSRLPYEDAARTSVLSKAWHETWSSFPILVFDGSRCVHVHWEDRKDPLKIQDNRRKANSFLKSVDRTLVRFHHHGFAIKEFNLSMMFFHPRFMPHRVDRWMKIVSESSSIQVLKLKLQLADCFFGCEFDSHGVDNYYYLSADVLKAKSLTELVLLGKIRADKLIVNHRIRFPMLRILSLVNVYLGHEQALEDLISGCPMIEQLILEHCVGLENVKVHDLPKLKSAKFSGFREIHVDVPSLEYLHLGNDELEFPCDISIDKCRNLKVFLLGAVSSVFVSNQWLLELFDKFPFLERLELSGCITSESLMISSSRLKVLSFDACVELKEARIDAPNLVSCRYSGQSSHMPAAMSFVNCSNQVDFDVVFTIGFRIMDLKRLRAFLQNIAPRNVMVSLYLGIMKGSSIVFNEDVLQNVQVPLPRIKELRLSVAEETEELCVLLINDLFWSFRPAIISLNLKLCSRIFLKLLLEKLRCNNEEERCCSSSPMKCWWHDLKVVRVRSSPEKYENLSDCEALLDSLPINFSSPALRLNFQLEWDSLQ